The proteins below are encoded in one region of Apteryx mantelli isolate bAptMan1 chromosome 25, bAptMan1.hap1, whole genome shotgun sequence:
- the LAMTOR5 gene encoding ragulator complex protein LAMTOR5 — translation MEGSLEQHLEDTMKSPAVVGVLCTDSQGLNLGCRGTLSDEHAGVISVLAQQAAKLTSDPTDTPVVCLESDSGNIMIQKHDSITVAVHKLAS, via the exons ATGGAGGGGAGCCTGGAGCAGCACCTGGAGGACAC CATGAAGAGCCCGGCCGTCGTGGGGGTCCTGTGCACCGACTCGCAGGGCCTGAACCTGGGGT GCCGAGGAACGCTCTCCGACGAGCACGCCGGCGTCATCTCCGTCCTCGCCCAGCAGGCAGCCAAGCTCACCTCCGACCCCACCGATACGCCCGTCGTGTGCCTGGAGTCAGACAGCGG GAATATCATGATCCAGAAGCACGACAGCATCACTGTAGCAGTACACAAGCTGGCATCCTGA
- the PROK1 gene encoding prokineticin-1, which yields MTRVLQGLCLLLLLPLQRGAVITGACERDLQCGAGTCCAVSLWLRGLRMCVPLGRPGDQCHPFSHKVPFFGKRQHHACPCLPNLSCSRFGDGRYRCSLDFKSIDV from the exons aTGACGAGggtcctgcagggcctctgcctgctgctgctgctgcccctgcagCGGGGTGCCGTCATCACGGGG GCCTGCGAGCGGGACCTGCAGTGCGGCGCCGGGACCTGCTGCGCCGTCAGCCTCTGGCTCCGGGGCCTGCGGATGTGCGTGCCGCTGGGCCGGCCGGGCGACCAGTGCCACCCCTTCAGCCACAAG GTCCCCTTTTTCGGGAAGCGCCAGCACCACGCCTGCCCCTGTTTGCCCAACTTGTCGTGCTCGAGGTTCGGCGACGGCCGCTACCGCTGCTCGCTCGACTTCAAGAGCATCGACGTCTAG
- the LOC106484398 gene encoding embryonic pepsinogen-like encodes MRLLVLLCAAFVLAECRSRVPLQRGKKLRDILREKGLLARFLQHHRYDIGAKFPHAFPDVLDVATEPLLNTLDMEYYGTISIGTPPQEFTVVFDTGSSNLWVPSIYCSSPACKNHQTFNPSQSSTYQSTSQTLSIQYGTGSMEGIVGSDTVTVASLVDTNQLFGLSTSEPGDFFTYVNFDGILGLGYPSLAASGITPVFDNMVKEGVVDQNLFSVYLSSKTTGSVVIFGGVDESYFTGPINWIPVSYQGYWQISMDSVIVNGQEVACSGGCQAIVDTGTSLIAVPSSDIGNIQSAIGASQGTYGQYNVNCNDVGFMPDVVFVINGVQYPVSASAYTETSGDGSCTTGFQETSGDLWILGDVFIRVYYSIFDRANNQVGLAKAI; translated from the exons ATGCGCCTCCTCGTGCTGCTCTGCGCCGCCTTCGTCCTCGCCGAGTGCAGGTCCAG GGTTCCCTTgcaaagagggaagaagctgcGAGACATCCTCAGGGAGAAAGGGCTGCTGGCGCGCTTCTTGCAGCACCACCGATATGACATCGGCGCCAAATTCCCCCACGCTTTTCCCGATGTGCTCGACGTGGCCACCGAGCCCCTGCTGAACACCTTGGAC atgGAGTATTATGGGACCATCTCCATCGGCACCCCGCCGCAGGAGTTCACCGTGGTGTTCGACACCGGCTCCTCCAACCTCTGGGTCCCTTCGATCTACTGCAGCAGCCCCGCTTGCA AGAACCACCAGACGTTTAACCCCTCGCAGTCGTCCACCTACCAGAGCACAAGCCAGACCCTGTCCATCCAGTACGGCACCGGCAGCATGGAGGGCATCGTGGGCTCCGACACCGTCACC GTGGCCTCCCTGGTGGACACCAACCAGCTCTTTGGCTTGAGCACCAGTGAGCCAGGCGACTTTTTCACCTACGTCAACTTCGATGGGATCCTGGGCTTGGGCTACCCGAGTCTGGCTGCCAGCGGGATCACGCCAGTCTTCGATAACATGGTGAAGGAGGGCGTGGTGGACCAGAACCTCTTTTCCGTCTATCTGTCCAG CAAGACAACGGGGAGCGTGGTCATCTTCGGTGGAGTCGATGAATCCTACTTCACTGGCCCCATCAACTGGATCCCCGTCTCTTACCAAGGTTACTGGCAGATCTCCATGGACAG TGTCATCGTGAATGGCCAGGAGGTTGCATGCAGTGGTGGCTGCCAAGCCATCGTTGACACCGGCACGTCCCTCATAGCTGTGCCATCCTCAGACATTGGTAACATCCAGAGTGCGATCGGGGCCAGCCAGGGCACGTACGGGCAG TACAACGTGAACTGCAACGACGTTGGTTTCATGCCCGATGTCGTCTTTGTCATCAACGGGGTTCAGTACCCCGTGTCCGCCTCGGCTTACACGGAGACG TCTGGCGATGGAAGCTGCACCACTGGCTTCCAGGAAACCTCTGGAGACCTCTGGATCTTGGGAGACGTCTTCATCAGGGTGTACTACAGCATCTTCGACCGGGCCAACAACCAGGTTGGACTGGCCAAGGCTATTTAG
- the KCNA10 gene encoding potassium voltage-gated channel subfamily A member 10, producing the protein MMDVSSWKEMEVALVSFDNADQIVEDPCYSNDLSPAGQSRKGHSSCANLLSNWRILINSENANNETILSRFSSEFSEHLVGERGGMDEGDQRVIINIAGLRFETRLKTLNQFPETLLGDPEKRMRYFDSMRNEYFFDRNRPSFDGILYYYQSGGKIRRPANVPIDVFADEITFYELGDEAMDQFREDEGFIKDPETLLPTNDFHRQFWLLFEYPESSSAARGVALVSVLVIVISIIIFCMETLPEFREEREFKSPEEIARNVTDTLLAHSTFTDPFFVIETACIIWFSFELFVRFIVCPSKTEFFRNIMNIIDIVSIIPYFVTLTTELIQQSELNGQQNMSLAILRIIRLVRVFRIFKLSRHSKGLQILGQTLKASMRELGLLIFFLFIGVILFSSAIYFAEVDEPQSHFSSIPDGFWWAVVTMTTVGYGDMCPTTLGGKIVGTLCAIAGVLTIALPVPVIVSNFNYFYHRETENEEKQILPGEVERILTSVVTGAGSMESLNKTNGAYPRDKAKK; encoded by the coding sequence ATGATGGACGTGTCCAGTTGGAAGGAGATGGAGGTGGCACTAGTCAGTTTTGACAACGCTGATCAGATCGTGGAGGATCCCTGCTATTCAAATGACCTCAGCCCCGCCGGCCAGTCGCGGAAAGGCCATTCCAGCTGCGCCAACCTCCTCTCCAACTGGAGAATCCTCATCAACAGCGAGAACGCCAACAATGAGACCATTTTGTCCAGGTTCTCCTCCGAGTTCAGCGAGCACCTGGTGGGGGAGCGGGGGGGCATGGATGAGGGGGATCAGCGCGTCATCATCAACATCGCTGGGCTGAGGTTCGAGACGCGGCTCAAGACCCTCAACCAGTTCCCTGAGACCTTGCTTGGGGACCCAGAAAAGAGGATGCGTTACTTCGACTCCATGAGGAATGAATATTTCTTCGATAGGAACAGGCCTAGTTTTGATGGGATCCTGTACTATTACCAGTCCGGTGGGAAAATCCGGCGCCCAGCCAATGTCCCCATCGATGTCTTTGCTGATGAAATCACCTTCTATGAGCTGGGTGATGAAGCCATGGACCAGTTCAGGGAGGACGAAGGGTTCATCAAGGACCCTGAGACTCTCCTACCAACCAATGACTTTCATAGGCAATTCTGGCTGCTCTTTGAGTACCCTGAAAGCTCCAGTGCGGCCAGGGGTGTAGCTTTGGTCTCCGTCCTCGTCATTGTCATCTCCATCATCATCTTCTGCATGGAGACCTTGCCGGAGTTCAGGGAAGAAAGGGAGTTTAAGTCCCCCGAGGAGATTGCTAGGAATGTGACGGACACCTTGCTAGCCCACAGCACCTTCACAGACCCTTTCTTCGTCATAGAGACTGCCTGCATTATCTGGTTTTCCTTCGAGCTCTTCGTCCGGTTCATTGTGTGCCCCAGCAAGACTGAGTTCTTCAGGAACATCATGAACATCATCGACATTGTGTCCATCATCCCCTACTTCGTGACACTCACCACCGAGCTGATCCAGCAGAGTGAACTCAACGGGCAGCAGAATATGTCCTTAGCCATCCTGCGGATCATCCGGCTGGTCAGGGTCTTCCGCATTTTCAAGCTATCCCGGCACTCCAAGGGGCTGCAGATCCTGGGGCAGACTCTCAAGGCCAGCATGCGGGAGCTGGGCTTGctcatcttcttcctcttcatcgGCGTCATCCTCTTCTCCAGCGCCATCTACTTTGCAGAAGTGGACGAGCCGCAGTCCCATTTCTCCAGCATCCCCGATGGGTTCTGGTGGGCTGTGGTCACGATGACGACCGTTGGCTACGGAGACATGTGCCCGACTACCTTGGGTGGGAAGATCGTGGGGACTCTGTGCGCTATTGCAGGGGTATTGACCATTGCGCTTCCCGTCCCCGTCATCGTCTCGAACTTCAACTATTTCTACCACAGGGAGACAGAGAACGAAGAGAAACAAATTCTGCCCGGCGAGGTGGAGCGAATACTCACGAGTGTGGTGACGGGAGCCGGCAGCATGGAGTCGCTGAATAAAACCAATGGGGCTTACCCTCGAGACAAGGCCAAAAAGTGA